A section of the Passer domesticus isolate bPasDom1 chromosome 17, bPasDom1.hap1, whole genome shotgun sequence genome encodes:
- the CCDC92 gene encoding coiled-coil domain-containing protein 92 gives MATSTLENQLQSAQKNLLFLQREHSNTLKGLHAELRRLQQRCTDLTYELTVKSSDSSESGGSRSDELKSKCKDLEAQLKIKEAENTELLKELEQKNAMIMVLENTIKEREKKYLEELKMKSHKLNMLSSELEQRASTIAYLTSQLHAAKKKLMSASGTSEGTPSGSPVLSSYKPSPPKDKLPETPRRRMKKSLSTPLNPEFEEAYRIGSESRKLVLREPVDAMPDPTPFLLARETAEVHLIKERPLVIPPIPSDRAPGESHSPAREKPHKAHVGVAHRIHHAAQPPQEVETLAVDQVHGGKVVRKHSGTDRTV, from the exons ATGGCCACCTCAACCCTGGAGAACCAGCTGCAGAGTGCCCAGAAGAACCTGCTGTTTCTGCAGCGGGAGCACAGCAACACCCTGAAGGGGCTGCACGCGGAGCTGCGCCGCCTGCAGCAGCGCTGCACAG ATTTAACCTATGAGCTGACTGTGAAGAGTTCAGACTCGTCAG AAAGTGGTGGTTCAAGAAGTGATGAACTCAAAAGTAAGTGCAAAGATCTTGAAGCTCAACTGAAAATCAAAGAAGCTGAAAACACTGAATTGTTGAAAGAACTCGAACAAAAGAACGCGATGATAATGGTGCTGGAAAACACtattaaagaaagagaaaagaagtaTTTGGAAGAGTTAAAAATGAAAAGCCATAAGCTCAATATGTTGTCCAGTGAACTGGAGCAGAGAGCGAGCACGATTGCCTATCTGACCTCTCAGCTGCACGCGGCCAAGAAGAAGCTGATGAGTGCCAGCGGGACTTCGGAGGGGACCCCCTCTGGCAGCCCCGTGCTGTCCAGCTACAAACCGTCCCCTCCCAAGGACAAACTGCCGGAGACGCCGCGGCGCAGGATGAAGAAGAGCCTGTCCACCCCGCTGAACCCCGAGTTCGAAGAGGCCTACAGAATAGGGTCGGAGAGCCGGAAGCTGGTGCTGCGAGAGCCCGTGGATGCCATGCCCGATCCCACGCCCTTCCTGCTGGCCAGGGAAACGGCAGAGGTGCATCTGATCAAGGAGAGGCCGTTGGTGATCCCGCCGATCCCTTCGGATCGCGCGCCCGGCGAGTCGCACAGCCCCGCCCGCGAGAAGCCGCACAAGGCGCACGTCGGCGTGGCTCACCGCATCCACCACGCCGCCCAGCCCCCGCAGGAGGTGGAGACCCTGGCCGTGGATCAGGTCCATGGAGGCAAGGTGGTCAGAAAGCACTCGGGGACAGACAGAACTGTCTGA